Below is a genomic region from Catenuloplanes atrovinosus.
GGCTGCAACTCGGGCGTGGCCGCGGCCCGGGTGCGCCGGGTGAGCAGCGCGTCCAGCGAGTACGGCCCGGGGCCGAGCACCGCGATGAGCAGGAACGCCCAGCAGAACAGCGCCGCCGCCTCGCCACCGTTCGCCACCGGCGCGAGCGCGTCCGGCTGGTGGACCACGAAGTAGGCGTACGCCATCGAGCCGGAGCAGAGCAGCGCGGCCACCCGGGTGGCGAGGCCGACCACGACGAGCGTGCCCGCGACGAGTTGGATGACACCCGCGTACCAGCCGGGCCAGAGGCCGACCGCGACCGCCTCGCCGGTGCCGCGGCTGCCGCCGAAGAGTCCCAGCACGGTCGCGGAGCCGTGCACCGCGAAGATCAGCCCGACGACCACCCGAAACAATGTGGTAACGGGCACGGACAGTCGCTCGAACATCATTACTCCTTAGCATCAGATCGGCTACCCACCGCGATCTCCACAGGGTGTCATAGATATTGATACAAGTCGATATCTTGGTAATTCGTTTGCCGGTACGGGAACCGGCGCCGAGGATGCGGGCATGGGGACGACACGACGCGCCGACATGTTCACCGCCGACGGCAGGCCATCCGACGACGACCCGCGCGAGCACGGGCCCACGATGGCGGACGAGCGCACCACGCTGATCGAGTCGCTGCGCGTCGCCCGGCTCACGGTGGAGATGAAGTGCGCGGGCCTGGACGCGGAGGCGATGGCCCGCCGCAGCGTCCCGCCGTCCACCATGTCGCTGCTCGGCCTGATCCGGCACCTGGCCGACGTCGAGCGCGCCACGTTCCGCGTGCTGATGGCCGGCGAGGACGCCCCGCGCCTGTTCGGCTCCGACACCGACCCCGACGGCGACTTCGACGGCGCGGTCACGGATCCGCGCCTGGTCGATGAGGCCTGGGCGGCCTGGCACGCCGAGGTCGACTACGCCACCCGGTTCGTCGAGGCGGCGCCGAGCCTGGACGTCACCGGCGACGACCCGGACAACCGGCACGGCAGCGGCGGCGGCTCGCTGTCGCTGCGCGACGTCCTGGTCGGGACCATCTACGAGTACGCCCGCCACGCCGGCCACGCGGATCTGCTCCGGGAGCGCATCGACGGCCGCGTCGGCCAGTAGAAAGGTGTGGTGACGCAGGAATCACCACTGGTCGCCGACCGGTATCCGCGACTCGCGGCCGAGCTGGCCGCCGCGCTCCGCGCCGCGGGCGAGCACCGGCTGGCGGACCGGGTGCCCGCGCTGCGGATCGTGCGGGAGTGCGGGTGCGGCGACGACTTCTGCCGGAGCCTCTACAGCGGGCCGCCGCCGGACGGGCCGTACGGCCCGGGCCACCGGTGCGTATGGCTGGTCCCGCCGTGGGCCGGCCTGCTGAACCTGGACGTGGTCGACGACGTGATCAGGTACGTCGAGATCATCGATCGGCCGGCGCTGGACTGACCGTCAGGACCGCGCGCAGCTCGCCGAGCGTGTCGAGGATGAGGTCGGCCAGCGGGCGCGCGTCGTCGCGGTCCAGCCACTCCTCCAGGGAGACGTAGAGCAGCGTCGCGCCGATCTCGGCGAGCAGCGCGGCCGTGGCGGGCGCGAGTCCGCGGTCGATGAACGCGGCCCGGACCACGTCGTGCAGCGCGCCGCGCTTGCGCAGCTCCCGCTCGCGCAGGCCCTCGTCGGAGCGGATGATCGCGCGCCGGGCGCGGAGGTCGTCGCGGCGCGGCTCGAACCGCTCGGCCGCGAGCGCGCGCAGGCCCGCCACGATCAGCGTCAGCGGGTCCGCGTCCGGCGGCGCCTCACCCATCAGCCGGTACGCGGCCTCGGTCGCCCGGTCCTCGGCGAACAACACCTCGCGCTTGTCGGCGAAGTGACGGAAGAAGGTGCGCGTGGTCAGCCCGGCGCGCGCGGTGATCTCCGGGACCGTGGTCGCGGCGAAGCCCTGCTCGGTGAACAGCTCGATCGCGGCCCGCTCCAGTCGTTGCCGTGCGTCCGGCTCCCATCTCGCCACGCCGTCGATTCTAGTGATGACATGACGTGCCATCACGGGGTACGGTCATGACACGTCATGTCATCACGAAGTGGAGACGCGCATGGAGACCTGGGTCCTGGGTGCCACCGGCCGCAGCGGGCGGGCGGTCACGACCGAGTTGGTGAGCCGCGGGCTCACGCCGGTCCTGGTGGGCCGCGACGCCGCCCGCCTGGCCGAGGCCGCGGACCGGATCGGCGGCGCCCGCACGGTGGTCGCCGCCTCGGTGACCGCGGCCGGCGAGGAGATCCGGCGGCAGCGGCCGGTCGCCGTGATCAACACGGTCGGCCCGTTCCGCGCGACCGCGACGCCGATCGCGCACGCCTGCCTGGACGCCGGCGCGCACTACGTCGACCTCGCCAACGAGGTGTCCGCGCTGGCCACGACGCTGGCGCTGGACGCGCGCGCGACCACGGCCGGCCGCAGTGTGGTGACCGGCGCCGGATTCGGCGTCACCGCCACCGAGAGCGTGGTCGTCGCGCTCTGCGCGGACCGGCCCCCCGCCGCCGAGGTACGGGTCGACATGGTCCCGTCGCTGGCGATGGAGGCGGGCGAACTCGGCGACGCGCTGGCCGCCACCATGCTCGACGGTCTGCCCGGCTTCGAGGGCGGCCGGCGCTTCCAGGGCCGCCGCTACCGGCGCGGACGCCCGGCCCCGGCCCGGCTCGGCGGCGACGCCACCCCGCTGACGCTGCCGGACGGGTCCCGCGTGGTCACGGTCGGCATGCCGCTCGGCGAGCTGATCGCGGCCCAGCGCGCCAGCGGCGCCCCCGAGGTGGTCGCCGCGTCCAGCGAGGCGGCCCCGCTCCGGCACGTGCTGCCGCTCGCGTCCGTGCTGCTGGAGTTCGCGCCGCTGCGCACGTTCGCGATCCGCCGCTTCGCCCGGGTACGGTTCGGCGCCCGCCCCGCCTCACGCGCGCACTCCTGGGGTCACGCGCGCGTCCGCTGGGCCGACGGCACGGTCCGCGAGGGCTGGCTCCGCCTCGGCGACGCCCAGGCCTACACCGGCGCCGTCCCCGCCGAGGTCACCCGCCGCCTCCTCGCCGGCGAGGGCCGCCCCGGCGCCCACACCCCCGCCGCCCTCTTCGGCCCGTCCCTGGCCGAATCCTGCGGCGGCGAGTTCCTCCTGGACCACCCGGTCACCGCCTAGGAGCCTGTATCGACGTGGGATGCGGGCTGCGGTGTGGCCCGGGCGCCGCCCGGCCGCACGGCGCGAAAGCCCACAGACAACACCGATATGCGGACGTCCGCGCCGCACACCCGGACGGCACCTGCACCTCGCCTCGCCCCGACCCCCACGTCGATACAGGCTCTCGCTCCCGGGCCGGCCGCCCCACGAGAGAGCGCGGGACCGTCCGCCGCCGGTGCGGCCACGGCTCACCGCTGGCCGGCGGGCCTCGGGCGAAACGCGGCTACCTCGCGCGGGCGGCGAGCGGCCGCGGCTCATCGCCGGTCGGCGGGCTTCGCGCGGAGCGCGGAGCCCGGCAGCTTGTGGCCGACGGTGAGCGGGCGTGCGGGGCCTGGCGACGGCCAGGACGTCCCGCGCGGCGGTGGCGGCGCCGAACCCGCGCGGCGGCAAGGGCGTGCCGGGCGCGTGGCGCTGCGCCGGTCACAGCGCCACCGAGACCGCACGGCGGCGGCCGGCCACCGCGGGAGCGTCGGGTGCGCAGCGCTGGACCCGCGCCGGGGACGGGGCGGGGTTCGAGGTGAGTGGCCTCGGATCCCGCAGGGAGGTCGGTCAGCGACCGACCGGTGCCCGCGGGAGCATGCGGAACGGAACCCGCCGGAAGCGGGTGGAGCGGAAGGTTTATGCGGCCAGGGCCGCGTAGCGGCCGTTCGAGGCGACCAGGCCGTCGTGGGTGCCGAGTTCGGCGATGCGGCCGTGGTCGACCACCGCGATCTGGTCGGCGTCGCGGATGGTGGAGAGGCGGTGGGCGATGGTGATGGTGGTGCGGCCCTGGGCGAGCGTGTCGAAGGCGCGCTGCACCGCGCGCTCGGTCTCGGTGTCCAGTGCGGACGTGGCCTCGTCGAGGACCAGGATGCGAGGGTCGCGCAGCAGGGTGCGGGCGATCGCGATGCGCTGCTGCTCGCCGCCGGAGAAGCGGTATCCGCGGGAGCCGACCACGGTGTCGTAGCCGTCCGGCAGGCTCTGGATGTGGTCGTGGATCCGCGCGGCGCGGGCGGCGGCCTCCAACTCCGCGTCGGTGGCGTCCGGCTTCGCGTAGCGCAGGTTCTCCCGGATCGTGGTGTGCAGCAGGTAGGTCTCCTGGCTGACCACGCCGACGATGCCGGCGAGGTCGTCGAGCCGCAGGTCGCGCACGTCCACGCCGTCGACGGTGACGCGGCCGGAGTCCGGGTCGTGCAGGCGGGCGATCAGCGCGGCGATGGTGCTCTTGCCGGAGCCGGTCTCGCCGACCAGCGCGAGGCTGCTGCCGGCGGGCACGTCGAGCGTCACGCCGGCCACGGCCGCGGTGTCGCTGCCCGGGTACGAGAACGTGACGTCCTCCAGGCGCAGGTGGCCGCGCGGGTCGTCCAGGCGCCGCGGGTGCACCGGGTCCGCGACCTCGATCGGCAGGTCCAGATACTCGAAGATGCGGGCGAACAGCGCCAGCGAGCTGGTGATCTGCACGCCGACGCTGAGCAGGCCCAGCAGCGGCCGGAACAGACCGTTCTGCAGCGCGGTGAAGGCGACGAGCGTGCCGATGCTGATCGCGCCGGCGGTGCCGGGCAGGCCCGCGGAGAGGTAGATGAGCGCCGGGATCACCGCGAAGATGATGCTGAGCAGTGCCATCCGCCAGCGGCCGGCCAGCTCGGAGCGCAGCTCCAGGTCGATCAGGCGCTCGGAGGACGCGGTGAAGCGGGCGATCTGGTTCGCGCCCGCGCCCATGGTCTTGCTCAGCCGCACGCCGCTGACCGACAGGCCCTCCTCGATGGTGACGTTGAGATCGGCCAGTTCGCGCTGGCGCTGGGCGACGATCTCGCGGCGCATGCCGGCGACCTTGCGGGTCAGGTAGATCGCGGGCGGCAGCACGATCAGCGACGCCAGGGACAGCTGCCAGGACAGCGCGATCATCGCGACCACGGTGGCGACCGCGGTGGTCAGGTTGGAGGCGATGCCGGTCGCGGTGTTGGTCACCACGGTCTCCATGCCGCCGATGTCGTTGGTGATCCGGGACTGCACCTCGCCGGTACGGGTGCGCGTGAAGAACCCGACGGACTGCCGCTGCAGGTGGGTGAAGACGTCCACGCGCAGCCGGTGCATGACCTCCTGGCCGACCCGGGTGGAGATCCAGGTCTGCACCACGCCGAGCGCGGCGGTCACCACCGCGACCACGATCATGCCGGCGACCAGCCAGGACAGCAGCGTGAGGTCCTGCTCGGGGAGCGCGACGTCGATGACCTCGCGGAGCAGGAACGGCGACGCCATCCCGACGATCGCGGCGACCACGATGATCGCGGTGACGATCGCGAGCGACCCGCGGTGCGGGGTGAACAAGGCGGCGATGCGGCGCAGCGACACGGCGCGCGCCTGGGCCCTCTCGGCCTCGGTGGGTTTGTGGTGATCTCTCGGCACGCGGTCTCCCTATTACTGAGGTTACCTCATCATGAGGCTACAACCGCATGTGCCGCTATGCTATTCCGCGTGCCGCCCGCCGAGTCCGAGTCGCTTCCCGAGCTGTTCTGGGCGGTCGCCCGCCGGCTGCGCCACCAGAGCCGCGAGACGCTGGCGCCGTTCGCGATCACGCCGAGCCAGTCGCGGGCGCTGGGCGTGCTGATGCACCACGGGTCGCTGCGGCTCAACGCGGTCGCCGAGCACCTGCGCATCGCGCCGCGCTCCGCGACCGAGGTGATCGACGACCTGGAGGCGCTGGGGTACGCCACCCGCCGCCCCGACCCGGACGACCGCCGCGCCACGCTGGTCTCCCCCACCGAGGCCGGCATCGCGGCCGGCGAGGCGATCCGCGCCGCCCGCCTGGCCGAGGCCGACCGGCTGTTCGGCGCGCTGCCCCAGCCGGACCGGGAGGCGCTCGCCCGCATCCTGCGCACGCTGCTCTGACCGATTCTCGTCCACGGTAGACACCCCGGCAGCCCACGAAGCTCCTGGTGAGGCCTGGTTTCGGACAATCTCCATGTACGGTTGCACAACCTATCGAGACCGGACGTTATAGTGCATCGGTGATCGATTTCGGAGCCGCATCCGGAGACCTGGGCCGCACCACGGGCGCCGTCTACTCGGCGGGCACCACCCACGGGCCGTCCGGCAGCCTCGGCGACAATCGCCGGCCGACCGCCGAGGCCATGCAGATCGTGCAGCGCACCGCCGAGAAGGTGGCCGACCGGCCGGTCGCCCTGGCGGAGGCGTTCTACCGTCACCTGTTCGCGCTGGCCCCCGGCGTGCGCTCGATGTTCCCCGAGGACATGACGGCGCAGAACGAGCGGCTGTGCCGCGCGTTGCTCGACGGCATCCGCGCGCTCGTCGAGCCGGAGCGGTACGCCGGGCAGATGGAGCGGGCGCTGCACCGGCTCGGCGCGCACCACGCCGACCGCCTCGGTGTCCGCCCGGAGCACTACCCGTACGTGGGGCACGCGCTCGTCCGCGCGGTCGGCGACATCTCGGACGACTGGTCCTCGTCCACGAGTTCGGC
It encodes:
- a CDS encoding ABC transporter ATP-binding protein, translating into MPRDHHKPTEAERAQARAVSLRRIAALFTPHRGSLAIVTAIIVVAAIVGMASPFLLREVIDVALPEQDLTLLSWLVAGMIVVAVVTAALGVVQTWISTRVGQEVMHRLRVDVFTHLQRQSVGFFTRTRTGEVQSRITNDIGGMETVVTNTATGIASNLTTAVATVVAMIALSWQLSLASLIVLPPAIYLTRKVAGMRREIVAQRQRELADLNVTIEEGLSVSGVRLSKTMGAGANQIARFTASSERLIDLELRSELAGRWRMALLSIIFAVIPALIYLSAGLPGTAGAISIGTLVAFTALQNGLFRPLLGLLSVGVQITSSLALFARIFEYLDLPIEVADPVHPRRLDDPRGHLRLEDVTFSYPGSDTAAVAGVTLDVPAGSSLALVGETGSGKSTIAALIARLHDPDSGRVTVDGVDVRDLRLDDLAGIVGVVSQETYLLHTTIRENLRYAKPDATDAELEAAARAARIHDHIQSLPDGYDTVVGSRGYRFSGGEQQRIAIARTLLRDPRILVLDEATSALDTETERAVQRAFDTLAQGRTTITIAHRLSTIRDADQIAVVDHGRIAELGTHDGLVASNGRYAALAA
- a CDS encoding TetR/AcrR family transcriptional regulator, with the translated sequence MARWEPDARQRLERAAIELFTEQGFAATTVPEITARAGLTTRTFFRHFADKREVLFAEDRATEAAYRLMGEAPPDADPLTLIVAGLRALAAERFEPRRDDLRARRAIIRSDEGLRERELRKRGALHDVVRAAFIDRGLAPATAALLAEIGATLLYVSLEEWLDRDDARPLADLILDTLGELRAVLTVSPAPADR
- a CDS encoding globin domain-containing protein is translated as MIDFGAASGDLGRTTGAVYSAGTTHGPSGSLGDNRRPTAEAMQIVQRTAEKVADRPVALAEAFYRHLFALAPGVRSMFPEDMTAQNERLCRALLDGIRALVEPERYAGQMERALHRLGAHHADRLGVRPEHYPYVGHALVRAVGDISDDWSSSTSSAWIWVYDWMAAHMLSAAGRPGHLRS
- a CDS encoding saccharopine dehydrogenase NADP-binding domain-containing protein, whose amino-acid sequence is METWVLGATGRSGRAVTTELVSRGLTPVLVGRDAARLAEAADRIGGARTVVAASVTAAGEEIRRQRPVAVINTVGPFRATATPIAHACLDAGAHYVDLANEVSALATTLALDARATTAGRSVVTGAGFGVTATESVVVALCADRPPAAEVRVDMVPSLAMEAGELGDALAATMLDGLPGFEGGRRFQGRRYRRGRPAPARLGGDATPLTLPDGSRVVTVGMPLGELIAAQRASGAPEVVAASSEAAPLRHVLPLASVLLEFAPLRTFAIRRFARVRFGARPASRAHSWGHARVRWADGTVREGWLRLGDAQAYTGAVPAEVTRRLLAGEGRPGAHTPAALFGPSLAESCGGEFLLDHPVTA
- a CDS encoding MarR family winged helix-turn-helix transcriptional regulator, with protein sequence MPPAESESLPELFWAVARRLRHQSRETLAPFAITPSQSRALGVLMHHGSLRLNAVAEHLRIAPRSATEVIDDLEALGYATRRPDPDDRRATLVSPTEAGIAAGEAIRAARLAEADRLFGALPQPDREALARILRTLL
- a CDS encoding DoxX family protein, which translates into the protein MMFERLSVPVTTLFRVVVGLIFAVHGSATVLGLFGGSRGTGEAVAVGLWPGWYAGVIQLVAGTLVVVGLATRVAALLCSGSMAYAYFVVHQPDALAPVANGGEAAALFCWAFLLIAVLGPGPYSLDALLTRRTRAAATPELQPAS
- a CDS encoding DinB family protein — encoded protein: MGTTRRADMFTADGRPSDDDPREHGPTMADERTTLIESLRVARLTVEMKCAGLDAEAMARRSVPPSTMSLLGLIRHLADVERATFRVLMAGEDAPRLFGSDTDPDGDFDGAVTDPRLVDEAWAAWHAEVDYATRFVEAAPSLDVTGDDPDNRHGSGGGSLSLRDVLVGTIYEYARHAGHADLLRERIDGRVGQ